The genomic stretch CCCTGCTGCTGCAACCATCACCAATCCCAACACAGCCGCCACTTCTGTTACAGGTCTTGTTCAGGGTGTTTATCTGTTTGAATTGAGGGTTACCGACAACAGCGGTGCTTTTGGAAGGGATACCGTGCGGGTGACCGTTAACCCAACTGCCGCAAATATGCCCCCTTCGGCTAATGCCGGACCAGATCAGACAATTGATCTGCCAAACAATACGATCATCCTGTCCGGAAGCGGTACAGATCCGGATGGAACCGTTGTGGCTTATTTGTGGACCAGGATCTCCGGCCCTGCTGCAACCATCACCAACCCGGCGACCTCTGCCACTTCTGTAACAGGACTTGTTCTGGGCATTTACCAATTTGAATTAAGGGTTACGGATAACAACGGAGCGGTTGGAAGGGATACCGTACTGATCACTGTTAATGCCGCTAACATACCTCCTGCTGCAAATGCAGGACCTGACCAGGTACTTACGCTGCCAACTAATAATGGCACGTTATCGGGCAGTGGTACGGATACGGATGGAACCATTGCAGGATATGAATGGCAGCAATTATCCGGCCCATCCAACAATGTACTTTCCTCAACAAATACAGCAACAACATCAATCAACAACCTGGTTGAAGGTGTTTATGTTTTTGAATTGACTGTTACAGATAACAAGGGTGCAACCGGTAAAGACATAGTAACTGTGCTGGTAGCTTCTGCCCCGTCTCAGCAAACAGGTATAAATGATGCCAATGTTTATCCAAACCCGGTGGTTGATTTTGCCACCCTGGATATAAAAAGAATAAATGCGAATTCTAAACCAACCATCATTATTGCTGATATGTCAGGCAAATTGGTTTATGCAAAAGAACTGAATTCGACCCAGCAGAACTTTACCGAAAAATTAGATCTGCGGATCCTGCGCAAAGGCATGTATGTTGCCCTGGTGCAATTCACAAACGGAGAAAGAAGATCTTTCAAATTGATCAAGCAATGATCCGTTTCAATTAATAAAATTAAAAGGGAATGATGATCATTCCCTTTTTAATTTAGTTTGACATATAAAGCAATAACAGGTACTCTTTAAACTTTTTATGACGGATTTGTATCCCCCTGTCAGTGATGCCACTATATTATTTATATAGTGTATTAAATCTGGTTGCTGTACCGGCAATTCCTTTTTTTGATCCATCTACGCTTTAACCTCATTATAATTGACTTTCAATACTTTAACTTAAAAATAGGTCGATTTTATTATATATTTCTTTTGATTCATAAAATTTCTTGCTACTTTCCCTGCCGCATATTTTGTATTCTATATTATTCATTATATATTTACTTCCGGAATCTAATACCTCCCAAAGTAAACTGCGACGATTCAATCCTTTATGTATTAATCTAGTGCTCTAATACCTATGTTTTCCGCTAAAGGAAATTCAATAATTGCCTATAACCTATAGTTCAATTTAGATAACTCTGTAAATCGCTTTATCATGCTAAGAAGTTTACGACTAGCAATTCCTGTCTTATTATTGTTTAGTCTTCCTGCCCGTTCTCAGGTCATATATTCTGTACAGGCACACCAGGACGACTGGCAACTATTTATGTCAAGCCGGATTGTAAATGATGCAAACAACGGTGCAGCAAAACTCGTTTTTATAACCCTGACAGCCGGCGACCAGGGTTGCTCGGGTTGCCAATACTATTTAAACAGGGAAACGGGAAGTGTTTATTCTACTAAATTCCTGTCTGACATTACTTCTGTTACAGCCCCGGCAGATCTGCCGGCATTACAAAACGTAACGGTTAACGGAAAGTCTCTTGTAAAATATACCTACAAGAATACAGTTAATTATTTTTTCCGCCTGCCTGATGGGAATACCAATGGAGCCGGTTACCCTTCAACAGGAAGTCAAAGCCTGCAGCGATTACAAACAGGAGCTATCCCCAACATGAGTGTATTGGGACATACAAGCGCAGAAGCCTCATACACATTTACCTGGTCCAGCTTAATTGCCACGATCCGGACAATTATCTATAGCGAAAGAATACCGGGAGCACAGGCGTGGCTGCATTCAACAAGCCTGAATGCGGCTTATAATCCCGGCGACCACTCTGATCATCTATATTCAGCAACTGCCGCACAGGCAGCAGTTCCCACATCCGGCTCAGCACCAACAGGTGGATTTGGCTGGGTGGGTATAACTGAATTCATGAATTATGCCTCTTCAGTACAGCCTGCCAACCTGGACTCGGTTCAGCATGAGAATGCTGCGATCATTTTTGGCCTGGAATCATGGGCAATAAGTGAAGGGGAATATGCCAATGAGTATAACTCCGTTCACTTAGGTTGGGTCCCGATGGATTATTATACCGTTAAACGTTTCCCTACCATTAATGCGCCCGCTTTCGCAAACCCGGGCGGAGGAAGCAGTGATCCGGGCCCGGTCATCGGCTTACAATCACAACAAAACCAGGGATCATCTGCATTGATCAAAATACCAATGATCGTGTCTGTTACCGGTCCCATTATAGCCGGGAAAGTGATAAAAGCCATTATCAGCCCTTACGAACCCGGTCAGCTTATTGCATCCGTTTATGATGAATCCGGAAATAAGGTAATGGCTGACCTTACCTTAAAAGCAATGAACCGTGATCCCCTGACAGCGATCTTACCTGAACCCTTAAAAGCAAAAGGTAATTATGTGTTGCGGTTTGTCCTGAACAATAAATACACGGAAAGTCTTAAAATCACAGTTGACTAACAGAAATAACTGATCACAAAATGAAAAAGATATTTTTACTTATAGTAAGCGCAATAACAGCAAATTCACTTTTCGCACAAGGAGTAACCTACTATGTACAGGCTGACCAGGATGACTGGCAGTTGTTCATGGCGCAGAAGGTTACGGCGGACCTGGCCGACGGAAAGAAAGTGGTTTTCATCACCCTTACGGCGGGAGATGCGGGAAATGGAAGCAGTGCGTATGGCGGAGCTTCGGTTCCCTATTTTTCATCCAGGGAAAGAGGAGCAATCTATTCCACCAAATTGGTTGGTGATATGATCAATGCGCCCATACCACCATTTAATAATACCTATCCGTTGCCTACCCTGGGATATGCCAGCATCAATGGAAAGAATATTGCAAAATATTACTTTGGTAATCCCAGCGGCCCCGGGGCCCTTGTAAATTATTTTTTACGGCTTCCCGACGGTGGTCCTGCAGGTGCAGGTTATGCCGGGACAGGGAATAAATCATTGAAAAAACTGAAAGAGGGAACGATCCCCAATATGACATCGGTGGACGGTGCGAATACGTATACCTGGACAGAACTCGTGAATATGATCACGGCAATAATTTTCGCTGAAAGTGGAACTGGCACACAGGCATGGTTAAATACTTCCAACCTGAATACCGCTTTATACCCGGATATCTCGGACCACGTTTTTTCATCTACTGCCGCACAGGAAGCTGTTGCCTCACATTGGGCAATAGGGATTAATGAATTTGTAATGGATTATTCCTCCAATTCGTCAGCCAATCTTTCTACCGAAGACTACCAGATTGCAATTCAGCTTTTCGGGATCTATAACTGGAGTTTACTGAGAGACCGGTATTCCTCTCAACTGAACAGCACTACCAGGGCCTGGTTCCCCATGGAGCTTTATACAGAAAAACGTGCGCCGGTTGGTGTACTGCCTGTAGCCCTGTCGGATCTAACCGGTACCCTTAAAGGGAACAGCATATTGCTTGAATGGACTACTTCACAGGAAGTGAACAGCAAAGAATTCCAGGTTGAAAAATCATACGATGGGATGCTGTACCAGAAAATAGCTACCATAGCAGCTTCCGGGAACAGCACTTCCGCAAAAAAATATAATTTCCTGGATAAGGATGTTGCCGAACTGAATTACTACAGGCTGAATATGGTAGACCAGGATGGTTCTTTTAAACGCAGCAATGTAGTACTTGTTAAATACTCCGGTATTGTGCAGGATGTTTTTGCAACGACTAATCCGTTCAGGGATTATGTCGGACTTCGTTTTGCAAAGGCTCCCAAAGGGGAACTGTCATACCGGTTAATTGACCTGTCCGGAAAACAGGTGACTTCCGGAAAATTGTACAATCCATTCTCTTCCATGGCGAGGATCAACTTAAATACAGTACTGAGCAGGGGAATGTACTTGTTGCAGGTAGAAACGGAGGGAAAACAATACAGCATCAAATTACTGAAGGAATAAACAAGGATCACCAGGTATCAAATGCTTTGACCGGTAACTTTAATCAAGTCTGCCGGTTTTTTATTGCCCGTTGCTGGGATACAGGATGTTTTGCATTTGCCGTTCTCTTAAAAGGCATTTTTATTCCCTCTTAAAACATGATAGATCGTTAAGAAAAGGATTTGTATATCCAGCCACAGGCTCCAGTTCTCCAGGTACCATAGATCTTTATTCACCCGCATCTTGATTTGTTCGGGGTTCGTTATTTCACCCCGGTAACCGTTTATTTGTGCCCATCCCGTTATTCCCGGCTTTAAAAACTGCCTGATCATATAATCCTCCACCACTTTTGAATAATCGGTAGTATGTTTCAGCATATGTGGCCTTGGTCCTACCAGGCTCATTTCGCCTTTAAATACATTGATGAACTGGGGAAATTCATCCAGGCTGGTTTTCCGGATGAACCTTCCTATGGCTGTCACCCTCGAGTCGTTCTTTGTTGCCTGCTTTGTATCCGCCTCCTTATTGGATCGCATGCTCCGGAATTTGAGGCATTTGAAGCTTGATTTGTTTTTCCCGGTGCGCAATTGTGAAAAGAAAACAGGGCCCCTGGATTCCAGCATGATCAAAAGTCCCAGTATCGGTATCAGCCATGACAGGATGAATACAATAACCAATGTACTCACCACCAGGTCCAACGCCCTTTTTTTGATACGGTTACCCACATCATCCAATGGCTCGCTGCGAAGGGAAAGTATAGGAAGGTCACCAAAATATTCTATATGCACATCCCGGGTGATAAATACGGAAAGGTTGGGAACGATTTTAAACCGGATACATTCTTTTTCTGACTGAAACATCAGCTCATAGATGTCTTTATTCTGTTCCGGCGTTATGGTGGAGAAGATCTCGTTGATTTTCATTTCTTTGGCAACACGCAAGGTATTCTCAATACCCGTAAGGACCGGGTAGTGCGTAAGCTCATGCACATTCCCTTCATTTTCCACATACCCGATCAACTGCGTATTAATTCCGTCTTCCTCAAAATACTTTGCCAGCTTTTTGGCAGTATCATTATATCCAAGGATGAGAACTTTCTTGAAAATATGATCGCTTTTTTTATAGTAGTTCCTTATCCCAAGGTATAAGAACCGGTTTAAAAGCAATCCCAGGCCAAAGCTGATGAAGATTGAAAAAATAAACAGCCTGGAAATATTTACCTCGAAAGAAAAGAACAGGTAAACCAACACAAAGATTATCCAGAGCAAATATACCTGGATGGTTCTTTTGGTGAAGAATTCAAAGCTTAAAATGATCTTCCCCGCATAGGTTCTCAGCAGGAAAGAAGGTACGATCCAGAAAATATTTGAAACAACCCAGAAATTAAAATAAGCGCCCGCCGTGTTGGATGAGAGGTGTGTTTTAAATATGACCTGGCAGATAAAAAATATAGTATTTAATATCAGCAGGTCCAGTAAAACCAATGTTATCTGCAAGTATCGTTCAAACTGCCGGTTCATTCCATGAGATTTTTAAACTACGTACCCGAATTTTTATTTTCAGAAGATTTTTCCGGTATCTTTTTCTTACCGTTCTTTCAGGCGCCGACCAATGTTTTCACTTTGTATATGGAGCATAACACATCAACTATTCTTTCAGAGGTCTTTCCATCCCAATAAGGCGGGATTACACCTTTCTTCCATTCGCCATCTATGATCTTTTTCAAACAGGGTTTCAGCTTGCTGATATCGTCTCCAATTAATTCATTGGTGCCAAGGGTCACCGTTTCGGGTCTTTCTGTTGAATTCCGCAAAGTCAGGCATGGTACATGCAGCACCGTTGCCTCTTCTGTAATTCCGCCGGAGTCTGTTATTATTCCCTTGGCATTTTTTACAAGGTAAATAAATTCAAGATACCCCTGGGGATCGATCATGATCATTTTATCATCCCTGATCTTAAACTTATCTATAATCTGTCGTGTGCGTGGATGCACCGGAAAAATTACCGGGAAATCCATGGATGCTTCGTCGATTGCAGCAATAATGGATGCGAGCTTTTGCGGGTCATCAACATTGGAAGGACGATGGAGGGTTACTAAAAAATATTCTTTCCTTTTAAGTTCAAAAGCATCCCAAAAAGCAGGTTTTTTCAAACGGTCTTCATTTTGAAAAAGAGTGTCGATCATGGTGTTTCCAACAAAATGGATGCTGTTATCCGGTGCCCCGTTCTTTTTCAACTGCCGGTTGGCCTGCTCGCTTGTTGTAAAATAGTAATCGCAAAGGGCGTCTGTAACAATCCGGTTTATTTCTTCGGGCATGGTCATGTCCCCTGACCGTATTCCGGCTTCTACATGGGCCACATCCACACAAAGTTTTTTTGCAGTAATGGTACATGCCATGGTAGAAGTTACATCGCCTACAACCAAAACAAGGTCGGGCCTGTTGGCCACTAATTCCTGCTCAAACTTTACCATAATGCCGGCTGTCTGCTCTGCCTGTGTACCCCCCCCGCATTCCAGGTTTGTATCCGGCTCCGGGATACCCAACTGTTCGAAAAAATCCCCACTCATTTTTTTATCATAATGCTGCCCGGTATGAACCAGGCGGTATTGAATATCCTTCCCTTCCGACTGGGCGGATTTGATGGCCCGGATTATGGGGGCGATCTTCATAAAATTTGGTCGGGCGCCGGCAATTAAAGTTATGTTCATTTTATTTAATAAATTTCTTCAGATATTATTAATGTTAATGCTTTAACGCATTAAGAAAGTATTTATTTTATCCGAAAAATTTGTTTTGTCTTTTCTTTTATTACTAAGTAAATAAACTCCGAATTTCCAAACAAATAACGCTTCCACATCCGCCGGGGCTCCTGCATTACCCGGTAAAACCATTCCAGGCCGGTTTTCTGCATCCACATGGGGGCTCTTTTAACAAGCCCCGATACCACATCAAAACTCCCCCCCACACCCATGATAAAAGGGGTCTGAATGATCTCCTTATACGTATTTAAAAATATCTCCTTTTTGGGGGAGCTCATGGCCACAAAAAGAATACTTGCCCCGGAACCGGCAATTTGCTTAGCTACATTTTGTTCTTCCTCTTTTGTAAAATACCCGTTGCGGTAGCCGGCAACGATGTTATTCCCATATTCCGCTGTATATATTTCCGCCACTTTTTTTACAACCTCCTCCCTGGCACCCAAAAAGAAAATACGGTATTTTTTCTCGGCCGCCAGTTTTACCAGGTTTGCCATTATATCTATACCCGCCACCCGCTCGGGCAAAGGTCTTCCTAAAAATCGTGAAGCCCAAACGATGGCTTGTCCGTCTGCATTGATGATATCACAACTGACAATAGACTCTTTTAAAGCGGTATCCTTTTGTGCATTCACCACTTTAGCGGCATTAATGACCACATGATGAATTGGCTTCCGCCTGGTTATTGCATCATCGATCAACCCGATGGTCTCCCGCATGGTAAGTGAATCAACCGGGATATCACAAATAGTTACTCTTTTCATTGTTTTCGGATTTAATGTACGTGGTAAGGGCATAAAACATCCACGATTGTGCCCAACGTATGTAGGGTATCTTTGATGAAAAATACTTATTGACCTGGTAATAAAAAAAACCCTCCCCGGATTGCATGTTCTTGATTGTCCAGTCAAGTACTTTATCCATTATTTTTTTATGCGCATGAAATTTCCCGAGTTTGGCCAGCGTGATGATCAGCTGGGCCGGTGCATGAATGTCTATCGGGTAAGTAGAGTTACTGTAATACCTGGGAATACCGTCTTCTGTAAAAAACGTATTTATATAGTACTGAAATCCCTGGTCTACGTTTTTTTGATAGTCGTTATTCCCGGTAAACCTCATGTAATCATGAATACACTCCAGGTTATACCCTGTGTGAAAATTATCGATCCATTGATGGAAAGGCAATGTACCATATCCCCATGATCCATCCTGTTTCTGGTAAGAACAGCAAAAGCTTACCGATCTTTTTGCCGCATCTGCCAGCGCCGTTTCTTTCGTGATACTGTAAACACGGCTCATCAGCCGGCTCCCCAACAAGGAGGCATTGAAGACAACGCTTTTATCCACCGGCGAATAGGAAAAAGCAAAGTTGCCGTCACTGTCATATGTCCTGTTCAGGTCTTTTAAAATGAAATCGCAGGTGCTTCGTGCAGTTTTGAGCAGTTTTTCATCTTTTGTGATATGATATGCATCAAGCAGGGCATTGGCGATAAAAGCAGTAGCCACTACCGTAGGGGTGTGTTTGGGCTGGAAAAAAGCCCGTGCCTGCCAGTCGAAGTTATATCCCCAACAGGCACCGCTATATCCTTCACTCTTTAATTCAAGTATCCGTGCTGTAAGAAAACTGATCTTATTTTTATAGTCTTCCCGTGGTTCATGATCGTACAGGTTGCAATACCCGGCCAGGAATAAACCAAGTCCCTTCGGGTTATACTCCTTTTTTATTCCGGTAAGCGACCGCAGGTTCATGGGAGACCGCTTGAAAAACTGTATCCATGCCAGACGGAAGAACCTGTTCCTGGAAATAAACGGTAAAGATTGAAAAAAGCGGCTGTTCAGCCCGTCATAAGGATCGTAGCCTTTAAAACCCTCAGATTCACAATATCTCTGAAGTTTGTTTAATGATTCTATGACGGCGGTACTGTTCAATGTGGTCGGGTTTGATAATATTACAATGCATCGGGTTTTACCTTAAATGCTTTATCAATAATGAACGCCTATACTTTACATGTCCGTTAATTCAATGCTTTGCGGCATTCCGGTATAGAGGCTGTCGTGTATTTTAAAGGTCGTTAATGTTGTCAGGCAAATTGACCTGAAATCAATCGGGCTGTCATTCCCGGATTTAAGGGCATTGATGAATGCTTCCACTTCTTCTTTATGCCCTTTGCCGGACGATTTCAGCTTCGTTGCTTTTCCGTTCTTATAAATCAGTCCCTCCCTGAAATCATTGATCACGCCGATCTTTGATCCGCTAAAGACCTCGATCAGTTCTTTGGGCATTGCTTTATCGCCATTGGCAAGGTAGGTGAGATTGCCTACGGAACCGTTCTGGAATTTCACTACAATTGAAATATTATCTGCCGCCGTGATCTTGTCGTTCGTGGTACTGATACACTCCGCATATACTTTTACAGGGTCAGAGCCGGTGAAATACTGCATGAGATCAATAAAATGGCACATTTCGCCAATGATCCTTCCCCCGCCGGTATCCTTTTGCTGCACCCAGTTGTCTTTGGGTATAAACCCGGCATTGACCCGGATATTGATAACCATGGGTTCGCCGGTATTCATAAGCGCATTTTTGATGCCGGCGCTTACCGGGGCAAACCGCCTGTTAAATCCAACCATCAGGGGCTGCGTATGCGTTCTCCGGGTTTCAATGATCTGGTCCAGTTCCTGGCTATTCATCGCAAGCGGCTTCTCCACAAAAACATTTTTGCCTGCTTTTAATGCCTGCATTGCCAGGCCCGCATGGGATGAATGCGGGGTGGCGATAAACACCGTATTCACCTTTTCATTCTTCAGTACATCGTTCGCATCGGAAGAACAAAAATTAAATCCGAATTTATCTGCTGCGTTCTTGGCTGTTATGCCACGGGAAGTAACCACGCCATCGAGTGAAGCCCCGGTTGGTTTGATGTTTGGTATGAGGTAGCTTTGGGCAAAACTTCCTGCCCCTATGAATGCAGTATTAATGGCAGAAAGCGGTTTGTTTGAAACTGCAACCAGTGACCTTGATTTTGTTTCATTCGCCGGGTATTTAAGCAGGATACCAATATGATGCTCCTTTATTTTCCCCAGGATGATGTCGTAGGCTTTCTCCGCATCATCAATATCCACTACATGGGTCGTTAATGGTTTCAGGTTAATGCTTTTACGGGCGATCAGGCCAAGAAAACTCTCCATATTCCGTTGTTCCGTCCAGCGTACATAGGCATACGGATAATCCTGACCATTTTCTTCATAATCGGTATCATACCTGCCCGGTCCATAGGAACATGACATCCGGATATCAAGTTCTTTCCTGTAATAAAACGGATCCCTTGGTACATTCATGGGCACTCCTCCCACTACAACTACCTTTCCTTTTTTCCTGGCCAGTTCGCCTGCCAGTTCGATCGGATCGTTTGATTGAGTGGCTGCTGTTATGATAACGGTGTCAAAACCGTGGCCATTTGTAAAATTATCGCAGGCTGTTTTCAGGTTTGCATCATTTCTCAAAACTGCCTTATCGGCCGAATGTTCATTTGCAATGGAAACAAAGGATTCGGAAAGATCGGTCCCAAAAACGGAACAGCCGTTTGCACGAAGCAACTGGCAGGTTATTTGCCCGAGCAGGCCAAGGCCAATAACGCATACTTTTTCTCCAATACCGGCTTCTGCCTGCCGGACTCCCTGCATGGCAATAGCACCGAGTGTTGTAAATGCTGCGTCATCCAGGCCCACTTCATCGGGTACCTTAACCACAAGGTTCTGCGGAACGGCAACAACCTCTGCATGCGACGCATAATCAACTCCGGCACATGCAACCCTGTCGCCTGGCCTGAACATGCCTTTGGTGTCCATGCTTGACAAAACAACGCCACTTGTACTGTAACCCATTGCCTTTAACGAATCCAGTTTGGTTTTTACCTTACTGATCGTGGCCATCAGCCCTTCCTTTTTTATGTTTTGCATTACCTGGGCAACAAGATCAGGCCGTTGCCTTGCCTTATTAAGCAGGTTTGCCTGCGCTACTTTTACTGTTCCCCTTTCTGTGCCGGCACTGATGAGTGAAAAATTGTTTTCCACCAATACCATCCCTTCCGAAAGTGCGGGCAATGGAACATCATCTACATATAGCTCTCCTGTCTTGAAATTTTGAATTACCTGTTTCATTATTATTTGTCCGTTTTGGAAAGGGCTCTGGTGACCGCTTTTTTGAG from Chitinophagaceae bacterium encodes the following:
- a CDS encoding T9SS type A sorting domain-containing protein, producing MKKIFLLIVSAITANSLFAQGVTYYVQADQDDWQLFMAQKVTADLADGKKVVFITLTAGDAGNGSSAYGGASVPYFSSRERGAIYSTKLVGDMINAPIPPFNNTYPLPTLGYASINGKNIAKYYFGNPSGPGALVNYFLRLPDGGPAGAGYAGTGNKSLKKLKEGTIPNMTSVDGANTYTWTELVNMITAIIFAESGTGTQAWLNTSNLNTALYPDISDHVFSSTAAQEAVASHWAIGINEFVMDYSSNSSANLSTEDYQIAIQLFGIYNWSLLRDRYSSQLNSTTRAWFPMELYTEKRAPVGVLPVALSDLTGTLKGNSILLEWTTSQEVNSKEFQVEKSYDGMLYQKIATIAASGNSTSAKKYNFLDKDVAELNYYRLNMVDQDGSFKRSNVVLVKYSGIVQDVFATTNPFRDYVGLRFAKAPKGELSYRLIDLSGKQVTSGKLYNPFSSMARINLNTVLSRGMYLLQVETEGKQYSIKLLKE
- the wecB gene encoding UDP-N-acetylglucosamine 2-epimerase (non-hydrolyzing), which encodes MNITLIAGARPNFMKIAPIIRAIKSAQSEGKDIQYRLVHTGQHYDKKMSGDFFEQLGIPEPDTNLECGGGTQAEQTAGIMVKFEQELVANRPDLVLVVGDVTSTMACTITAKKLCVDVAHVEAGIRSGDMTMPEEINRIVTDALCDYYFTTSEQANRQLKKNGAPDNSIHFVGNTMIDTLFQNEDRLKKPAFWDAFELKRKEYFLVTLHRPSNVDDPQKLASIIAAIDEASMDFPVIFPVHPRTRQIIDKFKIRDDKMIMIDPQGYLEFIYLVKNAKGIITDSGGITEEATVLHVPCLTLRNSTERPETVTLGTNELIGDDISKLKPCLKKIIDGEWKKGVIPPYWDGKTSERIVDVLCSIYKVKTLVGA
- a CDS encoding bi-domain-containing oxidoreductase; the encoded protein is MKQVIQNFKTGELYVDDVPLPALSEGMVLVENNFSLISAGTERGTVKVAQANLLNKARQRPDLVAQVMQNIKKEGLMATISKVKTKLDSLKAMGYSTSGVVLSSMDTKGMFRPGDRVACAGVDYASHAEVVAVPQNLVVKVPDEVGLDDAAFTTLGAIAMQGVRQAEAGIGEKVCVIGLGLLGQITCQLLRANGCSVFGTDLSESFVSIANEHSADKAVLRNDANLKTACDNFTNGHGFDTVIITAATQSNDPIELAGELARKKGKVVVVGGVPMNVPRDPFYYRKELDIRMSCSYGPGRYDTDYEENGQDYPYAYVRWTEQRNMESFLGLIARKSINLKPLTTHVVDIDDAEKAYDIILGKIKEHHIGILLKYPANETKSRSLVAVSNKPLSAINTAFIGAGSFAQSYLIPNIKPTGASLDGVVTSRGITAKNAADKFGFNFCSSDANDVLKNEKVNTVFIATPHSSHAGLAMQALKAGKNVFVEKPLAMNSQELDQIIETRRTHTQPLMVGFNRRFAPVSAGIKNALMNTGEPMVINIRVNAGFIPKDNWVQQKDTGGGRIIGEMCHFIDLMQYFTGSDPVKVYAECISTTNDKITAADNISIVVKFQNGSVGNLTYLANGDKAMPKELIEVFSGSKIGVINDFREGLIYKNGKATKLKSSGKGHKEEVEAFINALKSGNDSPIDFRSICLTTLTTFKIHDSLYTGMPQSIELTDM
- a CDS encoding WecB/TagA/CpsF family glycosyltransferase; this encodes MKRVTICDIPVDSLTMRETIGLIDDAITRRKPIHHVVINAAKVVNAQKDTALKESIVSCDIINADGQAIVWASRFLGRPLPERVAGIDIMANLVKLAAEKKYRIFFLGAREEVVKKVAEIYTAEYGNNIVAGYRNGYFTKEEEQNVAKQIAGSGASILFVAMSSPKKEIFLNTYKEIIQTPFIMGVGGSFDVVSGLVKRAPMWMQKTGLEWFYRVMQEPRRMWKRYLFGNSEFIYLVIKEKTKQIFRIK
- a CDS encoding undecaprenyl-phosphate glucose phosphotransferase; protein product: MNRQFERYLQITLVLLDLLILNTIFFICQVIFKTHLSSNTAGAYFNFWVVSNIFWIVPSFLLRTYAGKIILSFEFFTKRTIQVYLLWIIFVLVYLFFSFEVNISRLFIFSIFISFGLGLLLNRFLYLGIRNYYKKSDHIFKKVLILGYNDTAKKLAKYFEEDGINTQLIGYVENEGNVHELTHYPVLTGIENTLRVAKEMKINEIFSTITPEQNKDIYELMFQSEKECIRFKIVPNLSVFITRDVHIEYFGDLPILSLRSEPLDDVGNRIKKRALDLVVSTLVIVFILSWLIPILGLLIMLESRGPVFFSQLRTGKNKSSFKCLKFRSMRSNKEADTKQATKNDSRVTAIGRFIRKTSLDEFPQFINVFKGEMSLVGPRPHMLKHTTDYSKVVEDYMIRQFLKPGITGWAQINGYRGEITNPEQIKMRVNKDLWYLENWSLWLDIQILFLTIYHVLRGNKNAF
- a CDS encoding delta-aminolevulinic acid dehydratase, coding for MNSTAVIESLNKLQRYCESEGFKGYDPYDGLNSRFFQSLPFISRNRFFRLAWIQFFKRSPMNLRSLTGIKKEYNPKGLGLFLAGYCNLYDHEPREDYKNKISFLTARILELKSEGYSGACWGYNFDWQARAFFQPKHTPTVVATAFIANALLDAYHITKDEKLLKTARSTCDFILKDLNRTYDSDGNFAFSYSPVDKSVVFNASLLGSRLMSRVYSITKETALADAAKRSVSFCCSYQKQDGSWGYGTLPFHQWIDNFHTGYNLECIHDYMRFTGNNDYQKNVDQGFQYYINTFFTEDGIPRYYSNSTYPIDIHAPAQLIITLAKLGKFHAHKKIMDKVLDWTIKNMQSGEGFFYYQVNKYFSSKIPYIRWAQSWMFYALTTYIKSENNEKSNYL